The following coding sequences lie in one Halomonas sp. 'Soap Lake #6' genomic window:
- a CDS encoding cation:proton antiporter domain-containing protein: MLEQTLVQTLILLGVTVFVVLLFQRFRIPPSLAYLLVGVILGSHTAGPAIETTYIPMIAEFGIVFLLFTIGLSFPLPQIYALRHTILSLGTAQVVLTTAAITLLAWAIGLPLVAAFIVGAVFTQSSTTIISKQLAEQGESQTRHGRLGTTMSVFQDITAVPFVVVIPVLGSAAASQIGGALGIALLKAIAALGIVLISGRYLLKPLFHIVAKRRSAELFTLTVLFVSLIAAWTTNSLGLSMAFGAFLAGMVLGETEFRHQVETTIRPFRDVLLGLFFISIGMLVEPALLPSIWYKALLGAAALLIIKTIIVTLIVRYSGIDSHTAFRTGLTLAVGGEFGFALLSIGLDHTIIATQPAQITLTAVLFSMIVAPFLIRYNQPLAAWLFKTRARYQDVDAPTPDSHSTYSEHVIICGYGRTGQVISRFLESESIRFVAIDMDPSIVKEARLAGHPVFYGDASDPVVLESIGLANSTLLIISHDDRTATIRTLHQARDTRPDLPVVVRTYDDTGTEELRKAGATEVIPETLESGMVIAMHSLLTLNVPMWRVTQRLQEQRIKRYPMLKELFRSSVELLDEESDGKTERLHSVLLEPESACLGSTLGSYDFPSHSVTVTALVRDQERFRYPDTEIKLKAGDVLVLLGTSEALEEAERRLSEFSGKK; this comes from the coding sequence ATGCTTGAACAGACGCTGGTGCAGACGCTGATATTATTAGGGGTCACTGTTTTCGTTGTTCTGCTTTTCCAGCGTTTTAGAATTCCGCCAAGCTTGGCGTATCTGCTTGTCGGGGTCATTCTAGGATCGCACACTGCTGGCCCTGCTATTGAAACAACTTATATTCCGATGATAGCTGAGTTCGGTATCGTCTTTCTTTTGTTCACTATTGGTTTAAGTTTTCCGCTGCCACAAATATACGCGCTCAGGCATACGATACTCAGCTTAGGTACCGCTCAAGTGGTGCTCACTACAGCGGCAATCACCTTACTAGCGTGGGCCATAGGTCTTCCATTAGTGGCCGCTTTTATTGTCGGGGCAGTCTTTACACAGTCATCCACCACTATTATTAGCAAACAGCTGGCTGAGCAAGGCGAGAGCCAAACACGTCATGGACGGCTTGGCACAACCATGTCTGTGTTTCAAGACATTACCGCGGTGCCTTTTGTGGTGGTTATTCCTGTGCTTGGCTCAGCCGCCGCCTCACAAATAGGTGGCGCTTTAGGCATTGCCCTACTCAAGGCCATAGCAGCTTTGGGTATAGTACTTATTTCAGGGCGCTACTTGTTAAAACCTCTTTTCCACATTGTAGCTAAGCGCCGTTCTGCAGAGCTTTTCACACTGACCGTTTTATTCGTCTCGCTAATTGCAGCCTGGACAACTAATTCATTGGGGCTATCAATGGCCTTTGGTGCATTCCTGGCTGGTATGGTGCTGGGTGAAACGGAGTTTAGGCATCAGGTTGAGACCACAATTCGGCCATTTCGTGATGTATTGCTTGGCCTCTTTTTTATCAGTATTGGAATGCTCGTTGAGCCTGCCCTGCTCCCTTCGATTTGGTACAAGGCCTTACTTGGAGCAGCAGCACTCCTCATCATAAAAACGATTATTGTGACATTAATTGTTCGTTACTCCGGCATTGATTCGCACACTGCCTTTCGCACTGGCTTAACATTAGCGGTTGGCGGAGAATTTGGCTTTGCTCTACTTTCCATTGGGCTAGATCATACTATTATCGCGACACAGCCAGCTCAAATCACACTCACTGCTGTGCTGTTTTCCATGATTGTGGCCCCCTTCCTAATTCGCTACAACCAACCCTTGGCAGCATGGCTGTTTAAGACAAGAGCGCGCTACCAGGACGTGGATGCCCCAACCCCTGACTCTCACTCCACTTATAGTGAGCATGTCATTATCTGTGGCTATGGGCGTACAGGTCAGGTTATTAGCCGTTTTTTAGAGAGCGAATCCATTCGTTTTGTGGCTATTGATATGGATCCTTCTATCGTCAAAGAAGCGAGACTGGCAGGCCATCCAGTGTTCTATGGGGATGCATCAGACCCAGTGGTCTTGGAAAGCATTGGTTTAGCCAATTCAACTCTGCTGATTATTAGCCACGATGATCGTACTGCCACTATACGTACACTACACCAGGCTAGGGATACACGCCCTGATCTACCCGTTGTGGTTCGTACCTATGACGACACTGGTACGGAAGAATTGCGTAAAGCAGGGGCAACCGAAGTTATCCCTGAAACGCTTGAAAGTGGCATGGTAATAGCTATGCACTCACTACTCACGCTTAACGTTCCAATGTGGCGCGTCACTCAGCGCTTACAAGAGCAGCGTATTAAGCGCTACCCAATGCTCAAAGAGCTATTTAGAAGTAGCGTAGAACTACTTGATGAAGAAAGTGATGGAAAAACCGAGCGCCTCCACTCAGTACTACTTGAGCCCGAAAGCGCCTGCCTTGGAAGTACATTGGGAAGCTACGACTTCCCATCACATTCGGTGACGGTTACAGCTCTCGTTCGTGACCAAGAGCGTTTCCGCTATCCCGATACCGAAATAAAATTAAAAGCTGGGGA
- a CDS encoding bifunctional enoyl-CoA hydratase/phosphate acetyltransferase, which produces MATHSTDMIENRTFDEMNVGDTAFLEKRLTMDDIKLFAVMSGDINPSHVDADYAKSSYFQEVIAHGMWGAALISTVLGTELPGPGTVYLGQTLRFKSPVRLGDVLHVAVTIVEKQAQNHHVTFACECRNQNGDIVIAGEAEVLAPTQKVRRPRAELPTIRLNERGRLHEILTAADHPSPLRMAVVHPVDEGSIRGAVESAKRGLIIPVLVGPRAKIEAAADAANVDISEFELIDTPHSHAAAAKAVALAHEGNVEALMKGSLHTSELLREVVKREGGLRTERCLSHVMAFDVPTYPRPLFITDAAINIYPTLEQKRDIIQNAVELAHALGNDNPKVAILSAVETINPKIVSTLDAAALCKMADRGQITGATLDGPLAFDNAVSESAAKTKGINSPVAGRADILLAPDLESANMLMKQLSYLADATGAGLIVGARVPIVLTSRADDALTRMASCALALLLADYQQQQSNALKGE; this is translated from the coding sequence ATGGCAACACATTCCACTGATATGATTGAAAATCGTACGTTTGATGAAATGAATGTGGGAGATACGGCGTTTTTGGAAAAACGCCTAACTATGGATGATATCAAGTTGTTTGCTGTTATGTCGGGGGATATTAACCCCTCGCACGTAGACGCTGACTACGCCAAAAGTAGCTATTTTCAAGAAGTCATTGCCCATGGGATGTGGGGGGCTGCGCTGATCTCAACGGTGTTGGGAACCGAGTTGCCTGGGCCGGGTACTGTTTATCTAGGCCAAACATTACGCTTTAAGTCGCCTGTTCGCCTGGGCGATGTGCTTCATGTAGCGGTCACTATTGTTGAAAAACAGGCGCAAAACCATCACGTCACTTTTGCTTGTGAGTGCCGCAATCAAAATGGCGATATTGTGATTGCAGGTGAAGCTGAGGTACTGGCACCTACTCAAAAAGTACGGCGCCCCCGGGCAGAGCTTCCCACTATCAGGCTCAATGAGCGAGGGCGTTTGCATGAGATTCTTACTGCCGCTGATCATCCTTCCCCGTTGCGTATGGCGGTGGTTCACCCCGTAGACGAGGGCTCTATTCGAGGCGCCGTGGAGTCTGCAAAGCGGGGGTTAATCATACCTGTGCTTGTAGGGCCGCGGGCTAAAATTGAGGCGGCAGCTGATGCCGCTAACGTTGATATTAGTGAATTTGAGTTAATTGATACGCCGCATAGCCACGCAGCGGCTGCCAAAGCAGTTGCACTAGCGCACGAAGGTAATGTAGAGGCGCTGATGAAGGGGTCGCTGCATACTAGTGAGTTACTCCGGGAGGTGGTGAAGCGCGAAGGTGGGCTGCGTACCGAGCGCTGCCTAAGCCATGTGATGGCCTTTGATGTGCCCACCTACCCACGGCCACTATTTATCACTGATGCGGCAATTAATATTTATCCTACGTTGGAACAAAAGCGCGACATTATCCAAAATGCCGTGGAGCTAGCCCATGCGCTGGGAAATGATAACCCTAAGGTCGCTATTCTCTCAGCAGTAGAGACTATTAATCCTAAGATCGTGTCTACTCTGGATGCGGCAGCGCTATGCAAAATGGCGGATAGAGGCCAGATTACTGGCGCTACCCTGGATGGTCCCCTTGCTTTTGATAATGCTGTGTCGGAATCTGCGGCAAAAACGAAAGGTATTAATTCACCCGTGGCTGGTCGTGCAGATATCTTGCTAGCGCCCGACCTGGAGTCGGCCAATATGCTAATGAAGCAATTAAGCTACTTGGCAGATGCAACCGGTGCTGGGCTGATTGTTGGTGCGAGAGTGCCCATTGTCCTGACTAGCCGCGCTGATGACGCCTTAACGCGCATGGCATCCTGTGCATTGGCTCTGCTACTGGCAGACTATCAGCAGCAACAGAGCAACGCTTTAAAGGGTGAGTAA
- a CDS encoding acetate/propionate family kinase — translation MVINSGSSSIKFGLFEAPDGGPLPLGGVVLKVEGAFSGIGSPGREAVRLKDAHGNLMPLDGLQPASTHLDALTALIAWMEADSAHKVEAIGHRVVHGGRDYQMPIKVTPSHLAALSELSSLAPLHQPHGLAPIEHLMQRFPDVVQIACFDTAFHAEQPSVARHFALPRELTQKGLIRYGFHGLSYDYISRVLDDYLPFEECKERVIVAHLGNGASLCALHNKCSVASTMGFTALEGLPMGTRSGSVDPGLVLHLIQQEGMSPEEVEAMLYKRSGLLGVSGISGDVRELLESGAPEAEEALSLYAYRIAREIGSLAAALGGVDQLVFTAGVGENAAYVREKVITQCEWLGVALDRDANARNEHRISSAHSTLGAWVIPTDEARMMAWYCAQHIREYSAKTA, via the coding sequence ATGGTTATAAATAGTGGCTCGTCGAGTATTAAGTTTGGACTTTTTGAGGCGCCAGATGGAGGACCATTACCTCTTGGAGGGGTAGTGCTAAAGGTTGAGGGAGCCTTTTCGGGCATCGGTAGCCCTGGGCGGGAGGCGGTTAGGTTGAAAGATGCCCATGGCAACCTGATGCCGCTTGATGGCTTACAGCCAGCCTCTACCCATCTTGACGCGTTGACAGCACTTATTGCCTGGATGGAAGCGGATAGTGCCCATAAGGTAGAGGCTATAGGGCACCGGGTGGTACATGGTGGTCGTGACTACCAAATGCCTATTAAAGTAACGCCTTCCCATCTTGCTGCGTTAAGCGAGCTAAGTAGTTTGGCACCACTGCATCAGCCCCATGGGTTGGCTCCTATCGAGCATTTGATGCAGCGTTTTCCTGATGTTGTCCAAATTGCCTGTTTCGATACGGCGTTTCATGCTGAGCAACCTTCGGTCGCACGGCATTTTGCCTTGCCTCGTGAACTCACCCAAAAAGGGCTGATTCGTTACGGCTTTCATGGCTTGTCTTATGACTATATTAGCCGTGTGCTGGACGACTACTTGCCCTTTGAAGAGTGCAAAGAGCGCGTCATTGTGGCTCATTTAGGTAATGGCGCTAGCCTATGTGCACTGCATAATAAGTGCAGCGTGGCATCAACGATGGGGTTTACTGCTTTAGAAGGGCTGCCTATGGGTACGCGTTCTGGTAGCGTTGATCCTGGCCTAGTGTTACATCTCATCCAGCAAGAGGGTATGTCACCTGAAGAGGTGGAAGCCATGCTCTATAAGCGCTCAGGGCTACTTGGTGTTTCGGGCATTAGCGGTGATGTACGCGAATTACTGGAAAGCGGTGCTCCTGAAGCGGAAGAGGCGCTATCTCTTTACGCCTACCGAATCGCTCGCGAGATTGGCAGTTTAGCCGCTGCTTTAGGCGGTGTTGATCAACTGGTGTTTACTGCTGGCGTAGGCGAAAACGCCGCTTATGTGCGCGAAAAAGTTATCACCCAATGCGAATGGCTTGGAGTAGCGTTAGACCGCGATGCGAATGCTCGCAATGAGCATCGTATTTCCTCAGCTCACAGTACTTTGGGTGCCTGGGTAATTCCTACCGATGAGGCACGTATGATGGCTTGGTATTGCGCGCAGCACATACGCGAGTACTCAGCAAAGACGGCCTAA
- a CDS encoding GntP family permease, with translation MGMLAIIVSLLLLMFLAYKGISVLLLAPLMASLAVLLSGDAAFLLPIYTDTFMKALGNYVIQFFPLFLLGALFGQLMADSGAAQSISSGIVKRLGTHHVVLTVVIACAVLTYGGVSLFVVAFAIYPISRELFRQANVPKRLIPASIALGSFTFTMTALPGTPAIQNAIPIPYFGTNSFAAPGLGIIAGLIMLGLGIYYLQSRVKKAAANGEGYGTHTEREAETNDEAEKAPSMPLAMALIPLVMVIGLNALFTYGVFPAMDLSFISDTFENVTPSRQTGLWAILIALLSASAWLIISHWRRWKNLKETINKGCFGSLLPIFNTASEVGYGAVIASLAGFVIIRDAVLNVSPSNPLVSEALAMSVLAGITGSSSGGLSIALETLGSEYLAMAEQAGISPELMHRVATLSAGGMDTLPHSGAVITLLAICGLTHRQSYGNLAMVTIVLPIAALLSVITLGTLFGSF, from the coding sequence ATGGGCATGCTCGCGATCATTGTTTCATTACTTCTGCTGATGTTTTTAGCCTACAAAGGCATCTCGGTTCTGCTTTTAGCACCGTTGATGGCCTCTCTGGCGGTACTACTATCGGGAGATGCTGCTTTTTTGCTTCCCATCTATACCGATACATTTATGAAAGCCCTAGGCAACTACGTCATCCAGTTCTTTCCCCTATTCTTACTCGGCGCGCTATTTGGTCAGCTGATGGCAGATTCAGGCGCTGCCCAATCCATCTCAAGCGGCATTGTTAAACGCTTAGGGACCCATCATGTGGTGCTAACTGTGGTAATAGCCTGCGCGGTACTTACCTATGGCGGGGTATCACTGTTTGTCGTTGCATTTGCAATTTACCCGATTAGCCGTGAGCTGTTTCGCCAAGCTAACGTTCCGAAGCGATTAATCCCTGCCTCCATTGCTCTCGGTTCGTTTACATTTACCATGACAGCACTACCAGGCACGCCTGCTATTCAGAATGCGATCCCCATCCCCTACTTTGGCACCAACAGTTTTGCGGCACCCGGCCTAGGGATCATTGCTGGCTTAATAATGCTGGGCCTAGGTATTTATTACCTGCAATCCCGCGTCAAAAAGGCAGCAGCTAACGGCGAGGGCTACGGCACACATACCGAAAGAGAAGCAGAAACAAACGACGAGGCTGAAAAAGCACCCAGCATGCCTTTAGCCATGGCGTTAATTCCTCTGGTAATGGTGATCGGCCTTAACGCGCTATTCACCTATGGTGTTTTTCCCGCTATGGATCTCAGCTTCATTAGTGACACTTTTGAAAATGTCACGCCTAGCAGGCAAACAGGGCTTTGGGCTATTTTAATCGCCCTACTTAGCGCTTCCGCTTGGCTGATCATTAGCCACTGGCGTCGTTGGAAAAACCTTAAAGAGACGATTAATAAAGGCTGCTTTGGTTCGCTATTACCTATTTTCAATACCGCATCCGAAGTGGGATACGGAGCAGTAATAGCAAGCCTTGCCGGGTTCGTGATTATTCGCGATGCCGTGCTAAATGTCTCGCCAAGCAACCCTCTAGTTTCAGAGGCACTGGCAATGAGCGTTTTGGCAGGTATTACCGGCTCATCCTCGGGCGGGCTGTCCATTGCTTTAGAAACGTTGGGCAGTGAATATTTAGCGATGGCCGAACAGGCGGGCATTAGCCCAGAGTTGATGCACCGGGTTGCGACACTATCAGCAGGGGGCATGGACACCCTCCCCCATTCCGGCGCCGTTATCACCCTACTTGCCATCTGTGGCTTAACGCATCGACAATCCTATGGAAATTTAGCCATGGTAACGATTGTGCTTCCCATAGCGGCGCTGCTTAGTGTTATTACTCTGGGAACTCTGTTCGGTAGCTTCTAA
- a CDS encoding Na+/H+ antiporter family protein, which produces MNAVIIAVLVMVALSLLRVSVVFALVVGALVGGLVGGLSLDETLSAFNDGVGGGAQVALAYATLGAFAVAISRSGLPDMLANRLITMLGKEASAVHQARVKMALLAAVLLVAISSQNAIPVHIAFIPVLIPPLLAVMNRLQLDRRAVACALTFGLTAPYMLLPVGFGAIFLNDILLANLNSAGEPLGLEITRGMVPMAMAIPVGGMAIGLFVALLFSYRGRREYASKDLVASSHQQAPVPAKPHTLGLVMTGVAIVAALGLQLYTGSMILGGLVGIGLLSLGGIFRWREADDLFTSGMRMMALIGFIMISAAGFAEVMKATGDIESLVSGAFEIFGDNRGLAAMVMLLVGLFITLGIGSSFSTIPIIAAIFVPLAVQFGFSPMATVVLVGTAAALGDAGSPASDSTLGPTSGLNVDGQHDHMWDSVVPTFLHYNVPLIAFGWLAAMTL; this is translated from the coding sequence ATGAATGCAGTAATTATTGCAGTGCTGGTAATGGTGGCGCTGTCGCTTTTGCGCGTGTCTGTTGTGTTTGCGCTAGTAGTAGGGGCGCTGGTAGGTGGTTTGGTGGGTGGTCTGTCGCTTGATGAAACACTCAGTGCTTTCAATGATGGTGTGGGAGGTGGTGCGCAGGTGGCGCTGGCCTATGCAACGTTAGGCGCTTTCGCGGTTGCTATTTCTCGTTCGGGGTTGCCCGATATGTTGGCCAACCGGCTAATTACTATGCTTGGTAAAGAGGCGTCAGCGGTTCATCAGGCACGAGTGAAAATGGCTTTACTGGCAGCAGTGCTGTTAGTGGCGATCTCCTCACAAAATGCGATTCCAGTGCACATTGCCTTTATTCCTGTACTGATCCCTCCTCTGCTTGCGGTTATGAACCGACTTCAGCTTGACCGCCGGGCTGTTGCCTGTGCGCTCACCTTCGGTTTAACGGCACCCTATATGCTATTACCAGTAGGGTTTGGTGCGATTTTTTTGAACGATATTTTGCTGGCCAATTTAAATAGTGCGGGCGAGCCTCTGGGTTTGGAAATCACCCGGGGAATGGTGCCGATGGCGATGGCGATACCGGTTGGGGGGATGGCGATTGGTTTGTTCGTTGCGCTGTTGTTTAGTTACCGGGGGCGGCGCGAGTACGCCAGTAAAGACTTGGTGGCTAGCAGCCACCAGCAGGCGCCGGTACCTGCCAAGCCTCACACGCTGGGACTGGTGATGACGGGTGTCGCTATTGTGGCGGCGCTTGGTTTACAGCTGTATACAGGTTCGATGATCCTCGGGGGGTTAGTGGGGATTGGTTTGCTATCGTTAGGCGGTATTTTTAGGTGGCGAGAGGCGGATGACCTGTTCACCAGTGGTATGCGTATGATGGCGTTGATTGGCTTTATTATGATTTCAGCGGCGGGCTTTGCAGAAGTAATGAAAGCAACGGGGGATATTGAGTCGCTGGTGTCTGGGGCCTTTGAGATATTTGGCGATAACCGTGGCTTAGCCGCTATGGTAATGCTGTTAGTGGGGCTGTTTATTACCCTAGGCATTGGCTCATCTTTTTCGACAATTCCTATTATTGCTGCCATTTTTGTACCGCTGGCTGTGCAGTTTGGTTTTTCACCTATGGCTACTGTTGTGCTGGTGGGCACGGCGGCAGCGCTTGGTGATGCAGGTTCGCCAGCGTCTGATTCAACTCTTGGGCCAACCTCGGGATTGAACGTGGATGGGCAGCACGATCATATGTGGGACAGCGTGGTGCCGACCTTCTTACACTATAATGTACCGTTAATAGCTTTTGGCTGGCTGGCGGCGATGACACTGTAA
- a CDS encoding RNA methyltransferase, whose protein sequence is MLSNIRIVLVQTFHPGNIGAAARAMKTMGLTELVLVNPRTFPDEEATRLAAGATDVLENARCVSTLEEAVSDCVQVVGASARLRSLPLPHFDEPDEMAQQVIENAVHAPVALVFGRERSGLTNDEIRCCTHQVSIPANPEYGILNLSQAVQILAYEVHRAWRKRDGNDFAYQRPLEATPPSREQFIYFQEHLGRLMQQSGFLTQPHARTEEQLQALFSRAQPSRKELSLLRGLLSAFESHLPES, encoded by the coding sequence GTGCTTTCTAATATCCGCATCGTGTTGGTGCAAACCTTCCATCCTGGCAACATTGGCGCTGCTGCCCGGGCAATGAAAACCATGGGCTTAACCGAACTAGTTCTGGTCAACCCCCGTACCTTTCCCGACGAAGAAGCCACTCGCCTTGCAGCAGGCGCGACGGATGTGCTGGAAAATGCCCGCTGCGTGAGCACACTTGAAGAAGCCGTAAGTGACTGTGTTCAAGTAGTGGGTGCCAGTGCACGGCTACGCAGCTTACCGTTACCGCACTTCGATGAGCCTGACGAAATGGCCCAGCAAGTGATTGAGAATGCTGTCCACGCGCCGGTCGCCTTGGTATTTGGCCGCGAACGATCAGGGCTAACCAACGATGAAATACGCTGCTGCACTCACCAGGTGAGTATTCCTGCTAATCCTGAATATGGCATCCTCAACCTGTCCCAGGCGGTACAGATTTTAGCCTATGAAGTACATCGCGCCTGGCGCAAACGCGATGGTAACGACTTTGCCTACCAACGCCCGCTGGAAGCCACCCCTCCTAGCCGCGAGCAGTTTATATACTTCCAGGAGCACCTCGGGCGTTTAATGCAGCAAAGCGGCTTTCTGACTCAGCCCCACGCACGCACAGAGGAGCAGCTTCAAGCGCTATTCTCCCGCGCCCAGCCAAGCCGTAAGGAGCTTTCCCTGCTGCGTGGTTTGCTCAGCGCCTTTGAGTCGCACCTACCCGAGTCGTAA
- the groL gene encoding chaperonin GroEL (60 kDa chaperone family; promotes refolding of misfolded polypeptides especially under stressful conditions; forms two stacked rings of heptamers to form a barrel-shaped 14mer; ends can be capped by GroES; misfolded proteins enter the barrel where they are refolded when GroES binds), translated as MSAKQVKFSDDARKRMARGVDVLANAVKVTLGPKGRNVVLDKSFGAPTVTKDGVSVAKEIELKDKFENMGAQMVKEVASKTSDAAGDGTTTATVLAQAIVAEGLKGVTAGMNPMDLKRGIDQAVSAAVKEIQAMSVPCTDTKSIAQVGTISANGDKRIGEIIAEAMEKVGKEGVITVDEGRGFEDELEVVEGMQFDRGYLSPYFVTNQDTMTVELEDPYILLVDKKISNIRELLPVLEAVAKQGKPLAIIAEDIEGEALATLVVNNMRGIVKVAAAKAPGFGDRRKAMLQDIAILTNGTVISEEVGLTLEQATLDHLGTAKRMTMSKENTTIIDGAGAEGDIEARVNQIRAQIEDTSSDYDKEKLQERVAKLAGGVAVIRVGAATEVEMKEKKARVEDALHSTRAAVEEGVVPGGGTALVRVMAKVQGLTGENEDQNHGINMALRAMQSPLRQIVTNAGEEAAVVINRVKDGEGNFGYNAQTGEYGDLFEMGVLDPAKVTRTALQSAGSVAGLMITTECMIADDPEEKDAAPDMGGMGGMGGMGGMM; from the coding sequence ATGTCAGCTAAGCAAGTTAAATTTTCCGATGATGCTCGCAAGCGTATGGCGCGTGGTGTTGATGTACTGGCCAACGCCGTAAAAGTTACCCTGGGCCCGAAAGGCCGCAACGTGGTGCTGGACAAGTCGTTTGGCGCACCGACCGTTACTAAAGACGGCGTATCTGTTGCCAAAGAGATCGAACTTAAAGACAAGTTCGAGAACATGGGCGCCCAGATGGTCAAGGAAGTTGCTTCCAAGACTTCTGACGCTGCAGGCGACGGCACCACTACTGCAACCGTTCTGGCTCAAGCAATTGTTGCGGAAGGCCTGAAAGGCGTTACCGCTGGTATGAACCCAATGGATCTGAAGCGCGGCATCGATCAAGCCGTTAGCGCTGCCGTTAAAGAGATCCAGGCTATGTCTGTGCCCTGCACCGACACCAAGTCCATTGCCCAGGTAGGTACTATCTCTGCCAACGGTGACAAGCGCATCGGTGAAATCATCGCTGAAGCGATGGAAAAAGTGGGTAAAGAAGGCGTCATCACTGTAGACGAAGGTCGCGGCTTTGAAGACGAGCTGGAAGTAGTTGAAGGTATGCAGTTTGACCGCGGCTACCTCTCGCCCTACTTCGTTACCAACCAAGACACGATGACCGTTGAGCTGGAAGACCCCTACATTCTGCTCGTCGACAAGAAAATTTCCAATATCCGCGAACTATTGCCGGTACTGGAAGCCGTAGCCAAGCAAGGCAAACCGCTTGCCATCATCGCTGAAGATATCGAAGGCGAAGCCCTGGCAACACTGGTTGTAAACAACATGCGCGGCATCGTTAAAGTAGCTGCTGCAAAAGCACCTGGCTTTGGCGACCGTCGTAAAGCGATGCTGCAGGATATCGCCATCCTGACCAACGGTACCGTTATCTCTGAAGAAGTAGGCCTGACGCTTGAGCAAGCCACCCTGGATCACCTGGGTACTGCTAAGCGCATGACAATGTCTAAAGAGAACACCACCATCATTGATGGCGCTGGTGCAGAAGGCGATATCGAAGCGCGTGTTAACCAGATCCGTGCGCAAATCGAAGACACCTCTTCTGATTACGACAAAGAGAAGCTGCAAGAGCGCGTTGCCAAATTGGCAGGTGGTGTTGCTGTTATCCGCGTTGGTGCGGCCACTGAAGTAGAAATGAAAGAGAAAAAGGCCCGCGTTGAAGATGCCCTGCACTCAACTCGCGCTGCCGTAGAAGAAGGTGTTGTACCTGGCGGTGGTACCGCATTGGTTCGCGTTATGGCCAAAGTACAAGGCTTGACTGGCGAAAACGAAGACCAGAACCACGGTATCAACATGGCGCTACGCGCTATGCAGTCACCGCTGCGTCAGATCGTTACCAACGCAGGTGAAGAAGCTGCTGTAGTTATCAACCGTGTGAAAGATGGCGAAGGTAACTTCGGCTACAACGCACAAACTGGTGAATACGGCGACCTGTTTGAAATGGGCGTACTGGATCCCGCAAAAGTTACCCGCACTGCCTTGCAGTCTGCTGGTTCTGTTGCAGGCCTGATGATCACCACCGAGTGCATGATCGCAGATGATCCTGAAGAGAAAGATGCCGCTCCGGATATGGGTGGCATGGGTGGCATGGGCGGAATGGGTGGCATGATGTGA
- a CDS encoding co-chaperone GroES — protein MNIRPLHDRVVIRRVEEEQKTAGGIVLPGNAQEKPTRGEILAVGNGRILESGDVRPLDVKVGDTVIFKDGYGVEKQKIDGEEVLIMSEADILAVVEG, from the coding sequence ATGAATATCCGTCCTTTGCACGATCGCGTCGTAATTCGCCGCGTGGAAGAAGAACAGAAAACCGCTGGCGGCATCGTGCTACCTGGTAATGCGCAGGAAAAACCCACTCGCGGCGAAATCCTGGCTGTTGGTAATGGCCGTATTCTTGAAAGCGGCGACGTTCGCCCGCTGGATGTTAAAGTTGGCGATACCGTCATCTTCAAAGATGGCTACGGCGTTGAGAAGCAGAAAATCGACGGCGAAGAAGTTCTGATCATGAGCGAAGCCGATATCCTGGCGGTTGTTGAAGGCTAA
- a CDS encoding FxsA family protein — MPILLFISLFTLFDFVLLFFVGSHIGLLTTLLLVLGTGFVGLYLVRKEGVSTVARARQRMQAGEIPSKELLTGAALIFGGALLVAPGFLSDALGIACLLPTARQLMLKALKWLGLKTVSNPQYQASTAYQQQHERGNEHRSEHASGRQDGPLEGDFISRDESTRRH, encoded by the coding sequence ATGCCCATTCTCCTGTTTATATCATTATTCACTCTATTCGACTTTGTACTGCTTTTCTTCGTAGGCAGCCATATAGGCCTTTTAACGACACTACTACTAGTATTGGGTACCGGTTTCGTCGGGCTGTATCTTGTACGCAAAGAGGGTGTCTCTACTGTTGCCCGCGCAAGACAGCGCATGCAGGCTGGCGAGATTCCGTCCAAAGAGTTATTAACGGGTGCCGCACTCATTTTTGGTGGCGCGCTTCTTGTTGCTCCCGGCTTTCTTTCTGATGCGCTAGGGATCGCGTGCCTACTACCCACCGCTCGCCAGCTTATGCTGAAAGCCCTTAAGTGGCTTGGACTCAAAACTGTCAGCAATCCTCAATACCAAGCCAGCACTGCCTACCAGCAGCAACATGAACGGGGTAATGAGCACCGTTCTGAACACGCCTCTGGGCGTCAAGACGGTCCTCTTGAAGGTGATTTTATTAGTCGCGATGAGTCTACTCGGCGACATTAA